The Pan troglodytes isolate AG18354 chromosome 1, NHGRI_mPanTro3-v2.0_pri, whole genome shotgun sequence genome includes a region encoding these proteins:
- the SIKE1 gene encoding suppressor of IKBKE 1 isoform X2 yields the protein MSCTIEKILTDAKTLLERLREHDAAAESLVDQSAALHRRVAAMREAGTALPDQYQEDASDMKDMSKYKPHILLSQENTQIRDLQQENRELWISLEEHQDALELIMSKYRKQMLQLMVAKKAVDAEPVLKAHQSHSAEIESQIDRICEMGEVMRKAVQVDDDQFCKIQEKLAQLELENKELRELLSISSESLQARKENSMDTASQAIK from the exons ATGAGCTGCACCATCGAGAAGATCCTGACAGACGCCAAGACGCTGCTGGAGAGGCTGCGGGAGCACGATGCGGCCGCCGAGTCGCTGGTGGATCAGTCGGCAGCGCTGCACCGGCGGGTAGCAGCTATGCGGGAGGCGGGGACAGCGCTTCCGGACCAG TATCAAGAGGATGCATCCGATATGAAGGACATGTCCAAATACAAACCTCACATTCTGCTGTCCCAAGAGAACACACAGATTAGAGACTTGCAACAGGAAAACAGAG agctGTGGATTTCCTTGGAGGAACACCAGGATGCTTTGGAACTCATCATGAGCAAATATCGGAAACAGATGTTACAGTTAATGGTTGCTAAAAAAGCGGTGGATGCTGAACCAGTCCTGAAAGCTCACCAGTCTCACTCTGCA GAAATTGAGAGTCAGATTGACagaatctgtgaaatgggagaagTGATGAGGAAAGCAGTTCAGGTGGATGATGACCAGTTTTGTAAGATTCAGGAAAAATTAGCCCAATTAGAG cttgaaAATAAGGAACTTCGAGAATTATTGTCCATCAGCAGTGAGTCTCTTCAAGCCAGAAAGGAAAACTCAATGGACACTGCTTCCCAAGCCATCAAATAA
- the SIKE1 gene encoding suppressor of IKBKE 1 isoform X1, which yields MSCTIEKILTDAKTLLERLREHDAAAESLVDQSAALHRRVAAMREAGTALPDQVRQRYQEDASDMKDMSKYKPHILLSQENTQIRDLQQENRELWISLEEHQDALELIMSKYRKQMLQLMVAKKAVDAEPVLKAHQSHSAEIESQIDRICEMGEVMRKAVQVDDDQFCKIQEKLAQLELENKELRELLSISSESLQARKENSMDTASQAIK from the exons ATGAGCTGCACCATCGAGAAGATCCTGACAGACGCCAAGACGCTGCTGGAGAGGCTGCGGGAGCACGATGCGGCCGCCGAGTCGCTGGTGGATCAGTCGGCAGCGCTGCACCGGCGGGTAGCAGCTATGCGGGAGGCGGGGACAGCGCTTCCGGACCAGGTCAGGCAGAGG TATCAAGAGGATGCATCCGATATGAAGGACATGTCCAAATACAAACCTCACATTCTGCTGTCCCAAGAGAACACACAGATTAGAGACTTGCAACAGGAAAACAGAG agctGTGGATTTCCTTGGAGGAACACCAGGATGCTTTGGAACTCATCATGAGCAAATATCGGAAACAGATGTTACAGTTAATGGTTGCTAAAAAAGCGGTGGATGCTGAACCAGTCCTGAAAGCTCACCAGTCTCACTCTGCA GAAATTGAGAGTCAGATTGACagaatctgtgaaatgggagaagTGATGAGGAAAGCAGTTCAGGTGGATGATGACCAGTTTTGTAAGATTCAGGAAAAATTAGCCCAATTAGAG cttgaaAATAAGGAACTTCGAGAATTATTGTCCATCAGCAGTGAGTCTCTTCAAGCCAGAAAGGAAAACTCAATGGACACTGCTTCCCAAGCCATCAAATAA
- the SIKE1 gene encoding suppressor of IKBKE 1 isoform X4, producing the protein MSCTIEKILTDAKTLLERLREHDAAAESLVDQSAALHRRVAAMREAGTALPDQYQEDASDMKDMSKYKPHILLSQENTQIRDLQQENRELWISLEEHQDALELIMSKYRKQMLQLMVAKKAVDAEPVLKAHQSHSAEIESQIDRICEMGEVMRKAVQVDDDQFCKIQEKLAQLENCKISRRGD; encoded by the exons ATGAGCTGCACCATCGAGAAGATCCTGACAGACGCCAAGACGCTGCTGGAGAGGCTGCGGGAGCACGATGCGGCCGCCGAGTCGCTGGTGGATCAGTCGGCAGCGCTGCACCGGCGGGTAGCAGCTATGCGGGAGGCGGGGACAGCGCTTCCGGACCAG TATCAAGAGGATGCATCCGATATGAAGGACATGTCCAAATACAAACCTCACATTCTGCTGTCCCAAGAGAACACACAGATTAGAGACTTGCAACAGGAAAACAGAG agctGTGGATTTCCTTGGAGGAACACCAGGATGCTTTGGAACTCATCATGAGCAAATATCGGAAACAGATGTTACAGTTAATGGTTGCTAAAAAAGCGGTGGATGCTGAACCAGTCCTGAAAGCTCACCAGTCTCACTCTGCA GAAATTGAGAGTCAGATTGACagaatctgtgaaatgggagaagTGATGAGGAAAGCAGTTCAGGTGGATGATGACCAGTTTTGTAAGATTCAGGAAAAATTAGCCCAATTAGAG aactgtaagatatCCAGGAGAGGAGATTAA
- the SIKE1 gene encoding suppressor of IKBKE 1 isoform X3, which produces MSCTIEKILTDAKTLLERLREHDAAAESLVDQSAALHRRVAAMREAGTALPDQVRQRYQEDASDMKDMSKYKPHILLSQENTQIRDLQQENRELWISLEEHQDALELIMSKYRKQMLQLMVAKKAVDAEPVLKAHQSHSAEIESQIDRICEMGEVMRKAVQVDDDQFCKIQEKLAQLENCKISRRGD; this is translated from the exons ATGAGCTGCACCATCGAGAAGATCCTGACAGACGCCAAGACGCTGCTGGAGAGGCTGCGGGAGCACGATGCGGCCGCCGAGTCGCTGGTGGATCAGTCGGCAGCGCTGCACCGGCGGGTAGCAGCTATGCGGGAGGCGGGGACAGCGCTTCCGGACCAGGTCAGGCAGAGG TATCAAGAGGATGCATCCGATATGAAGGACATGTCCAAATACAAACCTCACATTCTGCTGTCCCAAGAGAACACACAGATTAGAGACTTGCAACAGGAAAACAGAG agctGTGGATTTCCTTGGAGGAACACCAGGATGCTTTGGAACTCATCATGAGCAAATATCGGAAACAGATGTTACAGTTAATGGTTGCTAAAAAAGCGGTGGATGCTGAACCAGTCCTGAAAGCTCACCAGTCTCACTCTGCA GAAATTGAGAGTCAGATTGACagaatctgtgaaatgggagaagTGATGAGGAAAGCAGTTCAGGTGGATGATGACCAGTTTTGTAAGATTCAGGAAAAATTAGCCCAATTAGAG aactgtaagatatCCAGGAGAGGAGATTAA